The genome window TAGGCTCGCAACACCCGCAGGTCGTCCGCCGGGCGAAAGGAGGCTGTCAGCAACCCATAGCTATGCAACTGCTGAATCCACTGACAATCCTGTACGTCGCTCTTGCGCCCGGGCACGTGCTTGAGATGGCGGGCATTGACCAGATAGACCTCCAGGCCCCGCGCCTCCAACACCTCGTAGATCGGAATCCAATATACGCCCGTCGACTCCATCGCCACCGTCGTGACCTGACACTGCCCCAACCACTCCGCCAAGGCGTGCAAGTCGGGCGTGAAGGTGCCAAAAGCCCGCACCGGCTGCGCGTCCCGGTCGGCGGGCACACAGGCCCACATCTCGGCGGCCCCAATGTCCAATCCCGCCGCCGCCGGATTCTGCCGCCGCAGCGCGGGCACGATGGGGGCTCGGGGGGGCCGTCGGTTCTCTCTGTGCATCGGGGTCTTCCTCCTTCGCGCTGGCCTCCTGCCCAGACCTGGCCACCGCGATTCAGGCTACGCTGCTCAGCGGGGGCGTGGCACCGCCGGCGCCACGCCACCATTTTTTGCTCCATTGGTGGCCAGAACCAAACTCAGAATCGGGCTGCTCCCGCACCAATCGAAACGCCGGTCTTCGCTTGTCGGGGCAGGGGCGGACAGTATAGCACTGCCCCCGTTTCTACTTCCGTGCTGAGCGCCCTGCGCTCTGGACAACTCGGAATGACATGACTGGTGCAGCCTGAGAAGTCAGTAGCATAAGAGCAAAAGGAAACTGTATCACTGCCTGGAAAGGCGACCATTAGCCAGCATTTACCGGGAAATTGTTATGCACCCCCCACTCAGCCTACTTCCCGAGTGGAAAAAAGCGATGTACGTTCGCCGGCAGAAAGGAGGATCGGACGATGATTTACGAACTACGCACGTATCAACTGGTGGTGGGCGGTCTGCCCGATTACCTCGAAATCGCTCGGACGAAAATCCTGCCCGGCGTGGCGGAGCATGGCTTGAAGCCGGTGGGGTTTTGGTACACCGAGATGGGGCAGTTGAATGAGGTGGTGCACCTGTGGGCGTACAACGATCTGAATGAGCGGCAGGACAAGTGGGGCAAGTGGGCGCGCGATCCGCGCCGTGCGGAGATCGTCGGAAAACTGCGTAGCGTGGTGGTGAGCCAAAGCAACAAGATCTTGTCGCCGACCGATTTTTCACCGATGAAGTGAAGACGTGAAGGGTGAGGTGCGAGGCGCGAAACCGAGACCGCACTGCGTTCATGAGAGGTTGAAGGAGAGGTTCTAGTCTTTGCTCCATAAGCTGCGGAACATACGCCACACCAAAAGCGGGCTGAAGGTGTCAGGCAGTTCTTCATCTGGGGAAGGGGAGACTTCCGGTTCGCGCTCGTCGTGCAGCCGTTCCCAGGACGTTTCTCCATGCCCCTGGTCGGCCTTTTCTTCGCCGTCCGCTGTTTCGCCGAGTGTGTCGTCAGCAGGAATCTCTGGAAAGGTTTCCGCTTCCGATGGCTCCTGGCTTTCGCCCTGCGGGGTGGGAACGGACTGCGCGACGACTGGACCAGCGAGCAACAGGCAGCAGCACAACAATGGTGGAATGAGGCGGCGCATATATTGGCGCCTTGCTTATCACACTCTTGGTGGCACGCCAACTCGGTCTAGGTGGGCGGCTCGCCGAGCCGCCCCTACCTGTGCCCCCAACATCCGGTTCCCCGTTTGCGTTCGTATTAGAGCACGGGTGAACAGTGGCGAAACACTTCATTTCATGTTACCAAGGCCACGGTTCGCACGAGGGGAAACGTAATGACTCCACTGGCCACGCTTCTATTGGGATTGCTGCTCGGGCTTAAGCACGCGTTCGATTCGGATCACCTGATCGCGGTATCGACGATCGTCTCGCGCGAGCGCTCGCCGTGGCGGTCGTTGTGGATCGGGTTATTCTGGGGCATCGGCCACACTGTCACCTTGTTGGCCGTGGGTGTCCTGGTGTTGGGCATGAAGATGCAAATTCCGCCGCCGCTGGAATCCTCTTTGGAATGCGCTGTCGGGGTGATGATTGTGGGGCTGGGACTGACGACGTTGTACGATTGGTGGCGCAAACGTTTACACGCGCATGAACACGCGCACGAGGGGAGTGCGCACACCCATTTTCATATGCATGCGTCTTCGGCCGCGCATCAACACCCGCATCCTCTGCATGTCGGGGCGAAGCCCATGCTGATCGGTATGGTGCATGGGCTGGCGGGAAGCGCTGCCTTGATGCTGCTGGTGCTGACGGCGATTCCCTCGCCTGTTTTGGGCCTGTTCTATATCGGGATCTTCGGGGTCGGGTCTGTCGTTGGGATGGGTCTTGTGAGCTTGCTGCTGGGGGTCTTCTTTTCTTTGGCAACCGACCGTTTTCATAATCTCAATCAAGGCATTCGCCTGACCGTCGGGACGTTGAGTACCGCGTTCGGTCTGTGGATGATTGTCGAGATCGGCTTTATCCAAGGATTCTTCCTGGGCCTCTTCCTGGCGTAGAGAGCGGTTAGGCTTGTGTCGTGACAGCATAACCAAGCCGAGCCAGCCTCGGTTTTTGCCGGACCTTTTCCGCCCACTCGTGGCGGAGTACAACAGTGCCATGAAAATCGCGTATATCGATGCCTTCTCGGGAATTAGCGGAGACATGACGGTGGGAGCGTTGTTGCAGCTCGGTGTCTCCTTGGCAGAGTTGCAACACGAACTCGCGAAGTTGCCACTGACCGGCTATGAACTCACGCAGAGTGTTCGGCAGGTGAGTGGCATTCGCGCCACGAAGTTTCACGTCGAGGTTCGCGAACCCCTGGTCGAGCGCAGCTT of Deltaproteobacteria bacterium contains these proteins:
- a CDS encoding NIPSNAP family protein, with translation MIYELRTYQLVVGGLPDYLEIARTKILPGVAEHGLKPVGFWYTEMGQLNEVVHLWAYNDLNERQDKWGKWARDPRRAEIVGKLRSVVVSQSNKILSPTDFSPMK
- a CDS encoding urease accessory protein UreH → MTPLATLLLGLLLGLKHAFDSDHLIAVSTIVSRERSPWRSLWIGLFWGIGHTVTLLAVGVLVLGMKMQIPPPLESSLECAVGVMIVGLGLTTLYDWWRKRLHAHEHAHEGSAHTHFHMHASSAAHQHPHPLHVGAKPMLIGMVHGLAGSAALMLLVLTAIPSPVLGLFYIGIFGVGSVVGMGLVSLLLGVFFSLATDRFHNLNQGIRLTVGTLSTAFGLWMIVEIGFIQGFFLGLFLA